A single genomic interval of Lathyrus oleraceus cultivar Zhongwan6 chromosome 7, CAAS_Psat_ZW6_1.0, whole genome shotgun sequence harbors:
- the LOC127104052 gene encoding secreted RxLR effector protein 161-like, whose translation MKNIPYASVVRSLMYAQVCTRPDVPFAVGILGRYQSNPDSGFAGCVDSHKSTSGYIFMMADGAISWRSTKQTLVATSTMEAEFVSCFEATSHGVWP comes from the exons ATGAAGAACATTCCATATGCTTCTGTTGTTCGAAGTCTTATGTATGCTCAAGTATGCACAAGGCCCGACGTTCCATTTGCTGTTGGAATCTTAGGAAGATATCAGAGTAATCCAG ACTCCGGCTTTGCTGGTTGTGTTGATTCTCACAAATCAACATCAGGATATATTTTTATGATGGCTGATGGAGCTATCTCATGGAGAAGTACTAAGCAAACCTTGGTTGCTACTTCTACTATGGAAGCCGAGTTTGTCTCCTGTTTTGAGGCTACTTCTCATGGTGTATGGCCTTAG